Proteins encoded together in one Streptomyces sp. B1I3 window:
- a CDS encoding DUF3533 domain-containing protein, whose translation MTFADEVKNAVTARAALLVIGVLALQLLFIASYVGALHRPDPTDVPFGVVAPQQVSGQLVTRLGDLPGGPLDPRPVTDTAEARRQIENRDIDGALIVSPTGAKDTVLVASGGGTVLATSLVRIVTEVEAGRQRTVRAVDVAPASPDDFDGLSSFYLVVGWCVGGYLCASILAISAGTKPANRQRAMIRTGVMALYSIAGGIGGAVIIGPILGALPGSVWGLAGLGALVVFAVGMITLALEALTGIVGIGLAVLLIVIAGNPSAGGAFPLPMLPDFWRAIGPALPPGAGTWVARSIAYFHGNAVTGPLLVLSAWAVAGTALTLLLSMRHRKPDGAREAAAGGGSGVT comes from the coding sequence ATGACTTTCGCTGACGAGGTGAAGAACGCCGTCACCGCACGGGCCGCGCTGCTCGTCATCGGCGTGCTGGCTCTACAGCTGCTGTTCATCGCCTCCTACGTCGGCGCGCTGCACAGGCCCGACCCGACGGACGTCCCCTTCGGGGTCGTCGCCCCGCAGCAGGTGTCCGGGCAGCTCGTCACCCGGCTGGGCGACCTCCCCGGCGGCCCGCTCGATCCGCGCCCGGTCACCGACACGGCCGAGGCCCGCAGGCAGATCGAGAACCGGGACATCGACGGCGCCCTGATCGTCAGCCCCACCGGCGCCAAGGACACGGTGCTCGTCGCCTCCGGCGGCGGCACGGTCCTGGCCACCTCCCTGGTCAGGATCGTCACGGAGGTGGAGGCGGGCCGGCAGCGCACGGTGCGGGCCGTGGACGTGGCCCCGGCCTCGCCGGACGACTTCGACGGGCTCTCGTCGTTCTACCTGGTCGTGGGCTGGTGCGTGGGCGGCTACCTCTGCGCCTCGATCCTGGCGATCAGCGCGGGCACCAAACCCGCCAACCGGCAGCGCGCGATGATCCGTACCGGGGTCATGGCGCTGTACTCGATCGCGGGCGGGATCGGCGGCGCGGTCATCATCGGGCCGATCCTCGGCGCACTGCCGGGCAGCGTGTGGGGACTGGCCGGGCTGGGCGCCCTGGTCGTCTTCGCGGTCGGCATGATCACACTCGCCCTGGAGGCGCTCACCGGCATCGTCGGCATCGGTCTCGCCGTCCTGCTGATCGTGATCGCCGGCAATCCGAGCGCGGGGGGCGCCTTCCCGCTGCCGATGCTGCCGGACTTCTGGCGCGCGATCGGCCCCGCCCTCCCGCCCGGTGCGGGAACCTGGGTGGCGCGCTCGATCGCGTACTTCCACGGCAACGCGGTCACCGGCCCCTTGCTGGTGCTCTCCGCGTGGGCGGTCGCCGGCACGGCTCTGACACTGCTCCTGTCGATGCGCCACCGGAAGCCGGACGGAGCCCGCGAAGCCGCGGCCGGGGGCGGGTCCGGCGTCACCTGA
- a CDS encoding DNA polymerase III subunit alpha codes for MSGFTHLHTVSGFSLRYGASHPERLAERAAERGMDALALTDRDSLAGTVRFARACGKAGIRPLFGVELAVAPPAGTGGGRTHRPRTPVRGGAFVDESAPRATFLARDGARGWAELCRLVTAAHARTADSGQPLLDRSALPAEGLTVLLGPASEVGAALTAGRPDRAAALLAPWREVYGDALRLEAVHHGREGTGPGSLRLAARTVGFAAEHGVRAVLTNAVRYADPGQGPVADVLDSARRLVPVDPRRSPLDSGERWLKDARAMRETAERVTSAAGLGPGAGERLLAETRHTADACFVDPADDLGLGTVHFPEPHLVGAERRTAQRVLASRAAAGMVLRGLDRRRDYWERMHHELDIIAHHGFASYFLTVAQVVDDVKGMGIRVAARGSGAGSLVNHLLGIAHADPVEHGLLMERFLSERRFVLPDIDIDVESARRLDVYRAIIGRFGAERVATVSMPETYRVRHAIRDVGAALSMDPAETDRLAKAFPHIRARDARAAMEELPELRAVAGQKEKYGRLWELVEALDALPRGIAMHPCGVLLSDDSLLRRTPVVPTSGEGFPMAQFDKDDVEHLGLLKLDVLGVRMQSAMAHAVTEVKRASGEVVDLDAVPPGDPETYRLISSTETLGCFQIESPGQRDLVGRLQPSTFHDLVVDISLFRPGPVAADMVRPFIEARHGRAPVRYPHPDLEEALRGTYGVVVFHEQIIEMVDIMTGCGRGEADRVRRGLSDPESQDRIRTWFAARAAERKYDAEVIARAWEIIEAFGSYGFCKAHAVAFAVPTYQSAWLKAHHPAAFYAGLLTHDPGMYPKRLLLADARRRGVPVLPLDVNRSTAVHRIELVSGKGGEDTWGLRLALSDVHGISEAEVARIEAGQPYASLLDFWQRARPGKPAAERLAQVGALDAFGANRRDLLLHLSELHRAQRGSGAGGAQLPLGDGHRTGTIGLPDLNDAERLSAELGVLSMDVSRHLMGDHHAFLEELGALSAKRLREARHGETVLVAGAKVATQTPPIRSGRRVVFTTLDDGTGLVDLAFFEDSHASCAHTVFHSWLLLVRGVVQRRGARSMSVVGSAAWNLAELAELRRSGGLDAVAARLAEVPAAEEEAEAEGAPGRRIRLSTGYEMNPWADLQPAGEGAPTGRKLWHQSPGSAG; via the coding sequence ATGTCAGGCTTCACGCATCTGCACACCGTTTCGGGGTTCTCCCTGCGGTACGGGGCCTCGCACCCGGAGCGGCTGGCCGAGCGTGCCGCCGAGCGGGGGATGGACGCCCTCGCGCTGACCGATCGCGACAGCCTCGCGGGCACCGTCCGCTTCGCCAGGGCCTGTGGGAAAGCCGGCATCAGGCCGCTCTTCGGGGTGGAGCTCGCGGTGGCGCCTCCCGCGGGGACGGGCGGCGGGCGCACCCACCGGCCGCGCACCCCGGTGCGCGGCGGTGCCTTCGTCGACGAATCGGCCCCCCGGGCCACCTTCCTCGCCAGGGACGGCGCACGCGGCTGGGCCGAGCTGTGCCGCCTGGTCACCGCCGCCCACGCCCGGACGGCGGATTCCGGGCAACCTCTGCTCGACCGCTCCGCCCTGCCCGCCGAAGGGCTCACCGTGCTGCTCGGTCCCGCCTCCGAGGTCGGGGCCGCGCTGACCGCCGGCCGGCCCGACCGGGCGGCCGCGCTCCTCGCCCCCTGGCGGGAGGTCTACGGTGACGCCCTGCGCCTCGAAGCGGTCCACCACGGCCGCGAGGGCACCGGGCCGGGATCGCTGCGGCTCGCCGCCCGTACCGTCGGCTTCGCCGCCGAGCACGGGGTGCGGGCCGTCCTGACCAACGCCGTCCGGTACGCCGATCCGGGGCAGGGGCCCGTCGCCGACGTCCTCGACTCGGCCCGCAGGCTCGTCCCCGTCGACCCGCGCCGCTCCCCCCTCGACAGCGGGGAGCGCTGGCTCAAGGACGCCCGTGCGATGCGGGAGACCGCCGAGCGCGTCACCTCCGCCGCCGGGCTCGGGCCGGGCGCGGGGGAGCGGCTGCTCGCGGAGACCCGGCACACCGCCGACGCCTGCTTCGTCGACCCCGCGGACGACCTCGGCCTCGGCACCGTCCACTTCCCCGAACCGCACCTCGTCGGCGCGGAGCGGCGCACCGCCCAGCGGGTGCTGGCCTCCCGGGCCGCCGCGGGCATGGTGCTGCGCGGGCTCGACCGCAGGCGCGACTACTGGGAGCGGATGCACCACGAGCTGGACATCATCGCCCACCACGGCTTCGCCTCCTACTTCCTGACGGTGGCTCAGGTCGTCGACGACGTGAAGGGGATGGGCATACGGGTCGCCGCGCGCGGCTCCGGGGCCGGATCCCTGGTCAACCACCTGCTCGGAATCGCCCACGCCGACCCGGTCGAACACGGACTGCTCATGGAGCGCTTCCTGTCCGAGCGGCGCTTCGTGCTGCCCGACATCGACATCGACGTCGAGTCGGCCCGCCGCCTGGACGTCTACCGCGCGATCATCGGACGCTTCGGCGCCGAACGGGTCGCGACCGTCTCCATGCCCGAGACCTACCGGGTGCGCCACGCCATCCGGGACGTCGGGGCCGCACTGTCCATGGACCCGGCCGAGACCGACCGGCTCGCCAAGGCCTTCCCGCACATCCGGGCCAGGGACGCCCGCGCCGCGATGGAGGAGCTGCCCGAGTTGCGCGCCGTGGCCGGGCAGAAGGAGAAGTACGGCCGGCTCTGGGAGCTGGTCGAAGCGCTGGACGCACTGCCGCGCGGCATCGCCATGCACCCGTGCGGAGTGCTGCTCTCGGACGACTCGCTGCTGCGCCGCACGCCGGTCGTGCCCACCAGCGGCGAGGGTTTCCCGATGGCGCAGTTCGACAAGGACGACGTGGAGCACCTGGGGCTGCTCAAGCTCGACGTGCTCGGCGTACGGATGCAGTCGGCGATGGCGCACGCGGTCACCGAGGTGAAGCGGGCGTCGGGCGAGGTGGTCGACCTGGACGCGGTGCCGCCCGGTGACCCCGAGACGTACCGGCTGATCAGCAGTACCGAGACGTTGGGCTGCTTCCAGATCGAGTCGCCCGGCCAGCGTGATCTGGTCGGCAGGCTCCAGCCCTCCACCTTCCACGACCTGGTGGTCGACATCTCGCTGTTCCGCCCCGGCCCCGTCGCCGCCGACATGGTGCGGCCGTTCATCGAGGCCAGGCACGGCCGGGCGCCCGTCCGCTACCCCCATCCCGACCTCGAGGAGGCGCTGCGCGGCACCTACGGCGTCGTCGTCTTCCACGAGCAGATCATCGAGATGGTGGACATCATGACCGGCTGCGGCCGGGGTGAGGCCGACCGGGTGCGGCGCGGTCTCTCCGACCCCGAGTCGCAGGACCGGATCAGGACCTGGTTCGCGGCCCGGGCGGCGGAGCGGAAGTACGACGCGGAGGTGATCGCCCGGGCCTGGGAGATCATCGAGGCGTTCGGCAGCTACGGCTTCTGCAAGGCGCACGCGGTCGCCTTCGCCGTACCGACGTACCAGTCCGCATGGCTCAAGGCGCACCACCCGGCGGCCTTCTACGCCGGGCTGCTCACGCACGACCCCGGGATGTACCCGAAGCGGCTGCTGCTGGCGGACGCGCGGCGGCGCGGGGTCCCGGTGCTGCCGCTGGACGTGAACAGGTCCACGGCGGTCCATCGAATCGAACTGGTGTCTGGTAAGGGGGGTGAGGACACCTGGGGTCTGCGGCTCGCGCTCTCGGACGTCCACGGCATCAGTGAGGCCGAGGTCGCCCGGATCGAGGCCGGACAGCCCTACGCCTCCCTGCTCGACTTCTGGCAGCGGGCCAGGCCCGGAAAGCCGGCAGCCGAACGGCTGGCGCAGGTCGGCGCGCTGGACGCCTTCGGTGCCAACCGCCGGGATCTGCTGCTGCACCTGTCCGAACTCCACCGCGCCCAGCGGGGGTCCGGAGCCGGGGGAGCCCAGCTCCCGCTCGGCGACGGGCACCGGACCGGCACCATAGGTCTGCCCGACCTCAACGACGCCGAACGCCTCAGCGCCGAGCTCGGCGTCCTCAGCATGGATGTGTCACGCCACCTGATGGGTGACCACCACGCCTTCCTGGAGGAGCTCGGGGCGCTCTCCGCCAAGCGGCTGCGCGAGGCCCGGCACGGCGAGACCGTGCTGGTCGCGGGCGCCAAGGTGGCCACCCAGACCCCACCGATCCGCTCCGGCCGCCGGGTCGTCTTCACCACCCTGGACGACGGGACGGGCCTGGTGGACCTGGCCTTCTTCGAGGACAGCCACGCCTCCTGCGCGCACACCGTCTTCCACTCCTGGCTGCTGCTGGTGCGCGGTGTGGTCCAGCGGCGCGGTGCGCGCAGCATGAGCGTGGTGGGGTCGGCGGCCTGGAATCTGGCGGAGCTGGCCGAGCTGCGGCGCAGCGGCGGACTCGACGCGGTCGCCGCACGGCTGGCCGAGGTGCCCGCTGCCGAGGAGGAGGCGGAGGCGGAAGGAGCGCCCGGACGCCGGATCCGCCTGTCCACGGGCTACGAGATGAACCCGTGGGCCGATCTCCAGCCGGCCGGTGAAGGGGCGCCCACCGGAAGGAAGTTGTGGCACCAGAGCCCGGGGAGTGCGGGATGA
- a CDS encoding triacylglycerol lipase translates to MLPWIRVPRTPRARRTLAALLLAVAAIATPTATATAATPTASAEAAATSRGWNDYSCKPSAAHPRPVVLVHGTFGNSIDNWLVLAPYLVNRGYCVFSLDYGQLPGVPLFNGLGPIDRSAGQLGAFVDKVLGVTGAPKADLVGHSQGGMMPNYYLKFLGGAAKVNSLVGVAPDNHGTTLLGLTGLLPYFPGAGDLLTEHTPGLADQVAGSAFMTKLNAGPDTVPGVRYTVIATRYDEVVTPYRTQYLDGPNVRNVLLQDLCPLDLSEHVAIGTIDRIAYHEVENALDPAHATPTTCASVIA, encoded by the coding sequence ATGCTGCCCTGGATCCGAGTCCCGCGTACCCCACGCGCACGCCGAACCCTCGCCGCACTGCTCCTCGCGGTCGCCGCCATCGCCACCCCCACGGCGACCGCGACCGCAGCCACCCCCACCGCCTCCGCGGAAGCCGCCGCCACCTCCCGCGGCTGGAACGACTACTCCTGCAAACCCTCCGCAGCCCACCCCCGCCCCGTCGTCCTGGTCCACGGAACCTTCGGGAACTCGATCGACAACTGGCTGGTCCTCGCGCCCTACCTCGTCAACCGGGGCTACTGCGTCTTCTCGCTCGACTACGGGCAGCTCCCCGGGGTGCCGCTGTTCAACGGCCTCGGCCCGATCGACAGGTCGGCCGGACAACTCGGCGCGTTCGTCGACAAGGTCCTCGGCGTCACCGGCGCCCCGAAGGCCGACCTCGTCGGCCACTCCCAGGGCGGCATGATGCCCAACTACTACCTCAAGTTCCTCGGCGGCGCCGCGAAGGTGAACTCCCTCGTGGGGGTGGCCCCCGACAACCACGGCACCACACTCCTCGGGCTGACCGGGCTGCTGCCGTACTTCCCCGGCGCGGGGGACCTGCTCACCGAGCACACCCCGGGGCTCGCCGACCAGGTCGCCGGCTCCGCGTTCATGACCAAGCTCAACGCGGGCCCCGACACCGTGCCGGGCGTCCGCTACACCGTCATAGCCACCCGTTACGACGAAGTCGTGACCCCGTACCGCACGCAGTACCTCGACGGGCCGAACGTACGCAACGTCCTGCTCCAGGACCTGTGTCCGCTCGACCTCTCCGAACACGTCGCCATCGGGACCATCGACCGGATCGCCTACCACGAGGTCGAGAACGCACTCGACCCGGCGCACGCCACCCCGACGACCTGCGCCTCGGTCATCGCCTGA
- a CDS encoding lytic polysaccharide monooxygenase — protein sequence MAVITTARRSLAGIVTLGVAPLALTGLSASPAAAHGSPTDPVSRVSACFAEGPENPKSAACRAAVAAGGTQALYDWNGVNIAGAAGKHRELIPDGELCSAGNDKFKGLDLPRSDWPSTAMEAGSHTFRFRATAPHKGTFELYLTDAGYDPSQPLKWSDLQEKPFAAATDPALENGSYVFEGTVPQASGRQLIYTIWQRSDSSEAFYACSDVVFGGGGTGGGPVAAVPAPTASAPSEQDIDQGAGKSSVEHAGHGDDDASTGAKVTEAAPADGTGPVDEADGAAPVDGGNAPEAKNAAASVEAPAGEESLAETGGDGSTPYLAAGGAAALAIGASALFASVRRRAAGGAPRG from the coding sequence ATGGCCGTCATCACGACCGCTCGCCGCAGCCTCGCCGGAATCGTCACGCTCGGCGTCGCGCCACTCGCGCTGACGGGGCTGTCCGCCTCGCCGGCCGCCGCGCACGGTTCGCCGACCGACCCGGTGAGCCGGGTCTCGGCCTGTTTCGCGGAGGGTCCGGAGAACCCGAAGTCCGCCGCGTGCCGGGCGGCGGTCGCGGCGGGCGGGACGCAGGCGCTGTACGACTGGAACGGCGTGAACATCGCCGGCGCGGCCGGGAAACACCGTGAGCTGATCCCGGACGGCGAACTGTGCAGCGCGGGCAACGACAAGTTCAAGGGGCTCGACCTGCCGCGCTCCGACTGGCCGTCCACCGCGATGGAGGCCGGCAGCCACACGTTCCGCTTCCGTGCGACCGCCCCGCACAAGGGGACGTTCGAGCTGTACCTGACTGACGCCGGCTACGACCCGTCACAGCCCCTGAAGTGGTCGGACCTCCAGGAGAAGCCGTTCGCCGCGGCCACCGACCCGGCGCTGGAGAACGGTTCGTACGTCTTCGAGGGGACCGTGCCGCAGGCGTCGGGGCGGCAGCTGATCTACACGATCTGGCAGCGGTCGGACTCCTCCGAGGCCTTCTACGCCTGCTCCGACGTGGTCTTCGGCGGCGGAGGGACGGGCGGCGGTCCGGTCGCGGCGGTCCCGGCACCGACCGCGTCCGCCCCGTCGGAGCAGGACATCGACCAGGGCGCCGGCAAGTCGTCCGTCGAGCACGCCGGACACGGGGACGACGACGCCTCGACCGGCGCGAAGGTCACGGAGGCGGCCCCCGCCGACGGGACCGGTCCGGTGGACGAGGCGGACGGTGCGGCCCCGGTGGACGGTGGCAACGCTCCCGAGGCGAAGAACGCCGCCGCGTCCGTCGAGGCCCCCGCGGGTGAGGAGAGCCTCGCCGAGACCGGCGGTGACGGCTCCACCCCGTACCTCGCGGCCGGCGGAGCGGCGGCGCTGGCCATCGGCGCGAGCGCCCTGTTCGCCTCGGTCCGCCGCCGTGCGGCCGGTGGCGCGCCCCGCGGCTGA